The following coding sequences are from one Rhinoraja longicauda isolate Sanriku21f chromosome 7, sRhiLon1.1, whole genome shotgun sequence window:
- the ndfip2 gene encoding NEDD4 family-interacting protein 2 isoform X1 — protein MMQHHQACSRYQALHNEEVSSESPEAVQSDVPMAPPETLPSETEVPPPPYSSVTLGATASTTETDFQSELMPVPPPYSVATSLPTYDEAEKAKAAAMAAGAGEVGQRFREPRNLFDEILQGTSQEEDFPPRDDFNDADQLRVGNDGIFMLAFFMAFLFNWIGFCLSFCLTNTIAGRYGAICGFGLSLIKWILIVRFSDYFNGYFNGQYWLWWIFLVLGLLLFFRGFINYLKIRNMSENMAAAHRTRLFFIY, from the exons CTGCACAATGAAGAAGTTTCTTCAGAGTCGCCTGAAGCAGTTCAGTCAGATGTTCCCATGGCTCCTCCTGAGACGTTGCCATCTGAAACAGAGGTACCACCACCACCTTACAGCAGTGTTACGCTGGGAGCAACTGCATCCACCACAG AAACAGACTTCCAGAGTGAGCTGATGCCGGTGCCACCCCCTTATAGCGTTGCTACCTCCCTTCCGACTTACGATGAAGCAGAAAAAGCTAAAGCAGCTGCAATGGCAGCTGGggcaggagaagttggacaaaga TTTAGGGAGCCTAGGAATCTGTTTGATGAAATTCTACAAGGTACATCTCAG GAGGAAGATTTTCCACCAAGAGATGACTTCAACGATGCTGACCAGTTGCGAGTTGGTAATGATGGCATTTTCATGTTAGCATTTTTCA TGGCATTCCTGTTTAACTGGATTGGCTTTTGTCTCTCATTCTGCCTCACCAACACCATAGCAGGCCGTTATGGTGCAATTTGTGGGTTTGGATTGTCACTGATAAAATGGATTCTGATTGTAAGG TTTTCTGATTATTTCAATGGCTATTTCAATGGGCAATATTGGCTTTGGTGGATATTCCTTGTTCTTG GGTTGCTGCTGTTTTTCAGAGGTTTTATCAACTACCTGAAAATCAGAAACATGTCTGAAAATATGGCTGCAGCACACAGGACCAGACTTTTCTTCATTTACTAG
- the ndfip2 gene encoding NEDD4 family-interacting protein 2 isoform X2, whose product MMQHHQACSRYQALHNEEVSSESPEAVQSDVPMAPPETLPSETEVPPPPYSSVTLGATASTTETDFQSELMPVPPPYSVATSLPTYDEAEKAKAAAMAAGAGEVGQREEDFPPRDDFNDADQLRVGNDGIFMLAFFMAFLFNWIGFCLSFCLTNTIAGRYGAICGFGLSLIKWILIVRFSDYFNGYFNGQYWLWWIFLVLGLLLFFRGFINYLKIRNMSENMAAAHRTRLFFIY is encoded by the exons CTGCACAATGAAGAAGTTTCTTCAGAGTCGCCTGAAGCAGTTCAGTCAGATGTTCCCATGGCTCCTCCTGAGACGTTGCCATCTGAAACAGAGGTACCACCACCACCTTACAGCAGTGTTACGCTGGGAGCAACTGCATCCACCACAG AAACAGACTTCCAGAGTGAGCTGATGCCGGTGCCACCCCCTTATAGCGTTGCTACCTCCCTTCCGACTTACGATGAAGCAGAAAAAGCTAAAGCAGCTGCAATGGCAGCTGGggcaggagaagttggacaaaga GAGGAAGATTTTCCACCAAGAGATGACTTCAACGATGCTGACCAGTTGCGAGTTGGTAATGATGGCATTTTCATGTTAGCATTTTTCA TGGCATTCCTGTTTAACTGGATTGGCTTTTGTCTCTCATTCTGCCTCACCAACACCATAGCAGGCCGTTATGGTGCAATTTGTGGGTTTGGATTGTCACTGATAAAATGGATTCTGATTGTAAGG TTTTCTGATTATTTCAATGGCTATTTCAATGGGCAATATTGGCTTTGGTGGATATTCCTTGTTCTTG GGTTGCTGCTGTTTTTCAGAGGTTTTATCAACTACCTGAAAATCAGAAACATGTCTGAAAATATGGCTGCAGCACACAGGACCAGACTTTTCTTCATTTACTAG